A DNA window from Bradyrhizobium sp. CCBAU 53421 contains the following coding sequences:
- a CDS encoding ABC transporter substrate-binding protein — MRRVLAGVLACVFAISANVSLAQDKPPLKLGGILDMSSLYADITGSGSETAAKMAAEDFGGTVLGRKIEIVVGDHLNKADLAANIARDMIDNQGVEMIFDVAASATALAAGEIAKARGKIIMFNGPGSIRLSNEACGPYTVHYVFDTFAQANVTGLAAVKSGLDTWFFLTADYAFGQDLEKDTSNVVVKSGGKVLGSVRHPINTSDFSSFLLQAQASKAKVIGLANAGGDTINAIKQGAEFGITKGGQKISPLLAFVTDIDSVGLETAQGLLLAEAFYWDLNDDTRAFTKRYMERTKRVPTSAQAGVYSSVTHYLQAVKAAGTTDATAVMKVMKETPINDMFAKNGRIREDGRMVHDMYLFEVKKPSESKGRWDDYKLLATVPGDQAFQPLSESRCPLVKK, encoded by the coding sequence ATGAGACGGGTTTTGGCCGGCGTGTTGGCCTGTGTGTTTGCGATCTCGGCGAATGTGTCGCTGGCGCAGGACAAGCCTCCGCTGAAGCTCGGCGGCATCCTCGACATGTCGAGCCTCTATGCCGACATCACCGGCTCGGGCAGCGAAACCGCGGCCAAGATGGCGGCGGAGGATTTCGGCGGCACCGTGCTGGGCCGCAAGATCGAGATTGTGGTCGGCGACCATCTCAACAAGGCCGACCTTGCCGCCAACATCGCCCGCGACATGATCGACAACCAGGGCGTCGAGATGATCTTCGACGTCGCGGCGTCCGCGACCGCGCTCGCCGCCGGCGAGATCGCCAAGGCGCGCGGCAAGATCATCATGTTCAACGGTCCGGGTTCGATCCGCCTCTCCAACGAGGCCTGCGGCCCCTATACTGTGCACTACGTGTTCGACACCTTCGCGCAGGCCAACGTGACCGGCCTTGCCGCGGTGAAATCCGGCCTCGACACCTGGTTCTTCCTGACCGCGGACTATGCGTTCGGCCAGGATCTCGAAAAGGACACCAGCAACGTCGTGGTGAAATCGGGCGGCAAGGTGCTCGGCAGCGTGCGGCATCCGATCAACACCTCGGACTTCTCCTCCTTCCTGCTGCAGGCGCAGGCCTCGAAGGCCAAGGTGATCGGGCTCGCCAATGCCGGCGGCGACACCATCAACGCGATCAAGCAGGGCGCCGAGTTCGGCATCACCAAGGGCGGTCAGAAGATCTCGCCGCTGCTGGCTTTCGTGACCGACATCGACAGCGTCGGACTCGAAACCGCGCAGGGGCTGCTGCTGGCGGAAGCGTTCTACTGGGATCTCAATGACGACACCCGAGCCTTCACCAAGCGCTACATGGAGCGCACCAAGCGGGTGCCGACCTCGGCCCAGGCCGGTGTCTACTCCTCGGTGACGCATTATTTGCAGGCGGTGAAGGCCGCCGGCACCACGGACGCGACCGCCGTCATGAAGGTGATGAAGGAGACCCCGATCAACGACATGTTCGCCAAGAACGGCCGGATTCGCGAGGACGGCCGCATGGTGCACGACATGTACCTGTTCGAGGTCAAGAAGCCCTCGGAATCGAAAGGCCGCTGGGACGACTACAAACTGCTCGCGACCGTGCCGGGCGACCAGGCGTTCCAGCCGCTGTCGGAATCGCGCTGCCCGCTGGTGAAGAAGTGA
- a CDS encoding enoyl-CoA hydratase/isomerase family protein: MTKYTDIGVETHGHVGLIEIRKPPLNFFDVALINQIADALEEFDNNIEIRASVLAAQGKAFCAGANFGDPARQEQEERAKSDPASNLPINHLYVQAVRIFRNKKPIVAAIHGAAIGGGLGLAVSADFRVACPEARFAANFTKLGFHPGFGLTTTLPELIGKNNAELMFYTSRRVTGEEAYRWGLANVLVPQDQVRAEAMKLAQEIAECSPLGLVSTRATMRAGLADRVLAATNHELEEQTKLRATEDFKEGVKATAERRVANFKGR; this comes from the coding sequence CCGCCGCTGAATTTCTTCGACGTCGCGCTGATCAACCAGATCGCCGACGCGCTGGAGGAGTTCGACAACAACATCGAGATCCGCGCCTCGGTGCTGGCAGCCCAAGGCAAGGCGTTCTGCGCCGGCGCCAATTTCGGCGACCCGGCCCGCCAGGAGCAGGAAGAGCGCGCCAAGAGCGATCCGGCCTCCAACCTGCCGATCAACCATCTCTATGTTCAGGCGGTGCGCATCTTCCGCAACAAGAAGCCGATCGTCGCGGCGATCCACGGCGCCGCGATCGGCGGCGGCCTTGGCCTTGCCGTCTCCGCCGACTTCCGCGTCGCCTGCCCTGAGGCGCGCTTCGCGGCGAACTTTACAAAACTCGGCTTCCACCCGGGCTTCGGCCTGACCACCACGCTGCCGGAACTGATCGGCAAGAACAACGCCGAGCTGATGTTCTACACCAGCCGCCGCGTCACCGGCGAAGAGGCCTATCGCTGGGGCCTCGCCAACGTGCTGGTGCCGCAGGACCAGGTGCGGGCGGAAGCGATGAAGCTCGCGCAGGAGATCGCCGAGTGCTCGCCGCTCGGCCTGGTCTCGACCCGCGCCACCATGCGCGCCGGCCTCGCCGACCGCGTGCTCGCCGCGACCAACCATGAGCTGGAAGAGCAGACCAAGCTGCGCGCGACCGAAGACTTCAAGGAAGGCGTCAAGGCCACCGCCGAGCGCCGCGTCGCGAACTTCAAGGGGCGGTGA
- a CDS encoding enoyl-CoA hydratase: MSDNQMVLQSLDQGLLTITMNRPDRRNALNPDMTRGLVEAARRAQDDTEVRAVLIRGAGGTFCVGGDVKSMAEGRAPLPFEAKMANLRRGMEVSRILHTMPKPVVAQLDGAAAGAGLSIALSCDLRVASASCKITTAFAKVGFSGDYGGTYFLTKMLGSAKARELYMMSPVLSAQEAYHLGMVSKVVPDADIEAETLELARSLAQGPSVALGYIKRNINNAETMTLEACFDGEAIHHTRAGETTDHKEAAKAFVEKRKPTFQGQ; encoded by the coding sequence ATGAGCGACAATCAGATGGTTCTCCAATCCCTCGACCAGGGCCTGCTCACCATCACCATGAACCGTCCGGATCGGCGCAATGCGCTCAATCCGGACATGACGCGCGGCCTTGTCGAGGCGGCGCGGCGCGCGCAGGACGATACCGAGGTGCGAGCGGTGCTGATCCGCGGCGCCGGCGGCACCTTCTGCGTCGGTGGCGACGTCAAGTCGATGGCGGAAGGCCGCGCGCCGCTGCCGTTCGAGGCCAAGATGGCCAATTTGCGCCGCGGCATGGAGGTCTCGCGCATCCTGCACACGATGCCGAAGCCGGTGGTAGCGCAGCTCGACGGTGCGGCGGCCGGTGCAGGCCTTTCCATCGCGCTGTCCTGCGATCTGCGCGTCGCCAGCGCCTCCTGCAAGATCACCACCGCCTTTGCCAAGGTCGGCTTCTCCGGCGACTACGGCGGGACTTACTTCTTGACCAAGATGCTCGGCAGCGCCAAAGCGCGCGAGCTCTACATGATGTCGCCGGTGCTGTCGGCGCAGGAAGCCTACCACCTCGGCATGGTCTCGAAGGTGGTGCCCGATGCCGATATCGAGGCCGAGACGCTGGAGCTGGCGCGCTCGCTGGCGCAGGGCCCGTCGGTGGCGCTCGGCTACATCAAGCGCAACATCAACAATGCCGAGACCATGACGCTGGAGGCCTGCTTCGACGGTGAGGCGATCCACCACACCCGTGCCGGCGAGACCACCGACCACAAGGAAGCGGCCAAGGCCTTCGTCGAGAAGCGCAAGCCGACCTTCCAGGGTCAGTAA
- a CDS encoding acetate--CoA ligase family protein: MPHPLDSFFAPESIALIGASRDHEKIPGRLLAMLRKNGYPGALYPINPNYDEIDGLKCFKSIAEIGAPIDLAVIVIPARAVLPALEQCAAAGVRNAVIISSGFAEEGGDSAEMQDSIVALAKRTGMRISGPNAEGFYSQVQKVAATFSPTVDVKPDVPDLVASPRRIGIVAQSGGIGFAIYHRAKALGIALSYVVSAGNESDLGAGEFLDYMVQDPSTDVILLFIEGIRDVDKFLAAAKHAAELRKPVIVSKVGRSGAGERAAASHTASMAGWSAAYDAVFAKYGFIVSNDLDEAVTIAAVLTTNPLPKGDRVAVLTVSGGAGIWGADTVSMQGLRVPELSADIQRQIKQWMPSYGAAGNPVDVTAQGVSSGGLQKSIELFDASDEVDATLVVLSLSSETRMPFKEAELKPVISRQNKPVLFYSYTLPSRFARQELAKSGVVVLSGLTHVGVAMRRLADYASFKPAPEIAASASRTHDLSAHLTAKTLSEHDSKALLRAAGIALPDEVLVTDRDGLDAAIERAGFPLVMKIQSPSIAHKSEVGGVRVNIAAKGAAFTAYRDMLESVQRQRPDAAIQGVLVGPMAKKGVEIIVGTMLDATFGPMVMVGLGGITTELFKDVVYRPAPVSPAEATTMLQTLTAAPLLHGFRGAPRADVTALARLISQISVLATQHAGEIAEIEVNPVLVHPDGQGVTIVDTLVVPRG; encoded by the coding sequence ATGCCGCATCCGCTCGATTCCTTCTTCGCACCAGAGAGCATCGCGCTGATCGGCGCCTCGCGCGATCATGAGAAGATCCCCGGGCGGCTGCTGGCGATGCTGCGCAAGAACGGCTATCCCGGCGCGCTCTATCCGATCAATCCGAACTATGACGAGATCGACGGCTTGAAATGCTTCAAGTCGATCGCCGAGATCGGCGCACCGATCGATCTCGCCGTCATCGTGATTCCCGCGCGTGCGGTGCTGCCGGCGCTGGAGCAGTGCGCGGCCGCCGGCGTCAGGAACGCCGTCATCATCTCCTCGGGCTTCGCCGAGGAGGGCGGCGACAGCGCTGAGATGCAGGATTCGATCGTGGCGCTGGCGAAGCGGACCGGGATGCGGATCAGTGGCCCGAACGCGGAAGGGTTCTACAGCCAGGTGCAGAAGGTCGCCGCGACCTTCAGCCCGACCGTCGACGTCAAGCCGGACGTGCCTGATCTGGTCGCGAGCCCGCGGCGGATCGGCATCGTGGCGCAGAGCGGCGGCATCGGCTTTGCCATCTATCATCGCGCCAAGGCGCTCGGCATAGCCCTCAGCTACGTCGTCAGCGCCGGCAATGAGAGCGATCTCGGCGCCGGAGAGTTCCTCGACTACATGGTGCAGGATCCCTCGACCGATGTGATCCTGCTGTTCATCGAGGGCATCCGCGACGTCGACAAGTTCCTCGCGGCGGCGAAGCACGCGGCCGAGCTCAGGAAGCCCGTCATCGTCAGCAAAGTCGGCCGTTCCGGCGCCGGCGAGCGCGCGGCGGCCTCGCACACCGCCAGCATGGCGGGCTGGTCGGCGGCCTATGATGCGGTGTTCGCGAAATACGGTTTCATCGTCTCCAACGATCTCGACGAGGCCGTGACGATTGCTGCCGTGTTGACCACCAATCCACTGCCGAAGGGCGATCGCGTCGCGGTGCTGACGGTGTCCGGCGGCGCCGGCATCTGGGGCGCCGACACCGTCTCGATGCAGGGCCTGCGGGTGCCGGAGTTGTCGGCCGATATCCAGCGCCAGATCAAGCAATGGATGCCGTCCTATGGCGCGGCGGGCAATCCGGTCGACGTCACCGCGCAGGGCGTCTCCTCCGGTGGCCTGCAGAAGAGCATCGAGCTGTTCGACGCGTCCGACGAGGTCGATGCGACCCTGGTCGTGCTGTCGCTGTCCAGCGAGACGCGGATGCCGTTCAAGGAGGCCGAGCTGAAGCCGGTGATCTCAAGGCAGAACAAGCCGGTGTTGTTCTATTCCTACACGCTGCCGTCGCGGTTCGCGCGGCAGGAGCTGGCGAAGTCGGGCGTGGTGGTGCTTTCGGGGCTAACCCATGTCGGCGTCGCGATGCGGCGGCTGGCCGACTATGCGAGCTTCAAGCCTGCGCCGGAGATCGCGGCATCGGCATCGCGGACGCACGATCTTTCCGCGCATCTCACAGCGAAGACGCTCTCCGAACATGACAGCAAGGCGCTGCTGCGCGCCGCCGGCATCGCGTTGCCGGACGAGGTGCTGGTGACGGATCGCGACGGGCTGGATGCCGCGATCGAGCGGGCCGGCTTTCCGCTTGTCATGAAGATCCAGTCGCCCTCGATCGCGCACAAGAGCGAGGTCGGCGGCGTCCGCGTCAACATCGCGGCCAAGGGCGCGGCATTCACCGCCTATCGCGACATGCTGGAGAGCGTGCAGAGGCAGCGGCCGGACGCTGCGATCCAGGGCGTGCTGGTCGGGCCGATGGCGAAGAAAGGCGTCGAGATCATCGTCGGCACCATGCTGGACGCGACCTTCGGGCCGATGGTGATGGTGGGGCTCGGCGGCATCACCACCGAGCTGTTCAAGGACGTGGTCTACCGTCCGGCGCCGGTGAGTCCAGCGGAGGCGACCACGATGCTGCAGACCCTAACGGCCGCGCCGCTGCTGCACGGTTTTCGCGGTGCGCCGAGGGCCGATGTTACGGCACTCGCGCGGCTGATCTCGCAGATTTCAGTGCTGGCGACGCAGCATGCAGGCGAGATCGCCGAGATCGAGGTCAATCCCGTGCTGGTGCACCCGGACGGGCAGGGCGTGACGATCGTCGATACGCTGGTGGTGCCGAGGGGCTAG